The following coding sequences are from one Desulfuromonadaceae bacterium window:
- the serA gene encoding phosphoglycerate dehydrogenase yields MKVIITDEISEKGLQPILDDPRIEVDVRLNLSRDELHRAIGAYDAIITRSGTQIDSALLEHATKLKIIARAGVGIDNVDVPAASERGIIVVNAPFGNTNSAAEHSMALLLAMCRNIAPANASLKSGAWQRAPFTGHELKNRTMGIIGLGKVGGRVARRARAFEMEVIVHDPYISEKRAEDHGTRLVSLDELVAQADVISVHTPLNDETRDMLSAEHFARMKDGVMIVNCARGGIINEAVMLTALDSGKVAGAAFDVWSAEPPDSALLKRLIAHPKMVVTPHLGANTFEAQQNVAVDVSREIVNYLDGKPVENAVNIARFDPALMDQMKPYMLLAAKLGEFISQLASVNPNKVHFSYTGKLAEYDCAPITVAGLAALLNRCTDQEVNMVNANVVAKRRGLAVEESRSTEPSFFSNLITLVLETPEGKRTISGTMFEGTPKIVRLRDFDTDFQPEEHMLVLHYEDQPGLIGRIGTTLGDAGINIGSMNLGRRAKGGEAMVVLSIDTPADEATLDKLQQSIGARFIKLVYMPQ; encoded by the coding sequence ATGAAAGTAATTATTACCGACGAAATTTCAGAAAAAGGGCTTCAGCCGATCCTCGATGATCCGCGCATCGAGGTTGATGTTCGGCTTAATCTGAGCCGGGACGAGTTGCACCGTGCGATCGGCGCTTACGATGCGATCATTACCCGCAGCGGTACGCAAATTGACAGCGCATTGCTGGAACATGCCACCAAACTTAAAATTATCGCCCGCGCCGGGGTCGGCATCGACAATGTAGATGTGCCTGCGGCGAGCGAACGGGGGATTATTGTTGTCAATGCTCCGTTCGGCAATACCAATTCTGCGGCTGAACACTCGATGGCACTGCTGCTGGCAATGTGTCGCAATATTGCCCCGGCCAACGCCAGTCTCAAGAGCGGAGCATGGCAGCGCGCCCCCTTTACCGGGCATGAGCTGAAGAACCGCACGATGGGAATCATCGGCCTTGGCAAGGTGGGGGGGCGGGTCGCCCGTCGTGCCCGCGCCTTCGAGATGGAAGTCATCGTTCATGATCCCTATATCAGTGAGAAGCGCGCCGAAGATCATGGCACCCGGCTGGTCAGTCTCGACGAGCTGGTCGCTCAGGCCGATGTGATTTCGGTGCATACCCCGCTTAACGACGAAACCCGCGACATGCTTTCCGCCGAGCATTTTGCGCGCATGAAAGACGGGGTGATGATTGTCAATTGCGCACGGGGCGGTATCATCAACGAGGCAGTGATGCTGACGGCCCTCGATAGTGGCAAGGTTGCCGGAGCGGCTTTCGATGTCTGGAGCGCTGAACCGCCCGACTCGGCACTGTTGAAACGGCTGATTGCCCATCCGAAGATGGTGGTCACCCCGCATCTGGGCGCCAACACCTTTGAGGCCCAACAGAATGTAGCGGTCGATGTCAGTCGGGAAATTGTTAATTATCTCGATGGCAAGCCGGTGGAGAATGCAGTGAATATCGCTCGTTTCGACCCTGCACTGATGGATCAGATGAAACCCTATATGCTGCTGGCGGCCAAGTTGGGAGAGTTTATTTCCCAGCTGGCTTCGGTCAATCCGAACAAGGTCCATTTCAGCTATACCGGTAAACTCGCCGAATACGACTGCGCACCGATTACCGTTGCCGGCCTGGCGGCGTTGCTGAATCGCTGTACCGACCAGGAAGTCAATATGGTCAATGCCAACGTCGTTGCCAAGCGGCGTGGTCTGGCGGTAGAAGAGTCGCGTTCGACCGAACCGAGCTTCTTTTCCAATCTGATCACCCTGGTGCTCGAAACGCCGGAGGGGAAACGGACGATCTCCGGAACCATGTTTGAAGGAACCCCGAAGATCGTCAGGCTCCGTGATTTCGACACCGACTTCCAGCCGGAAGAACACATGCTGGTGCTCCATTACGAAGACCAACCCGGGCTGATCGGGCGGATCGGCACCACTCTGGGTGATGCCGGGATCAATATCGGATCGATGAATCTTGGCCGCCGCGCCAAGGGGGGAGAGGCAATGGTGGTGTTGTCGATCGACACCCCGGCTGACGAAGCGACCCTTGACAAATTGCAACAATCGATTGGCGCACGGTTCATCAAACTTGTGTATATGCCGCAGTAA